A region from the Drosophila ananassae strain 14024-0371.13 chromosome 2L, ASM1763931v2, whole genome shotgun sequence genome encodes:
- the LOC6500543 gene encoding putative tyrosine-protein kinase Wsck, with protein sequence MQLGARGFGSGHRPVLPKSWFTCLVAIACILPVVFSIPEENPVYYYVGCYTARTDLLRESVYAKEPRTCIEICEHENHRYAVLVSEKCFCSDVLAEDEQQDERLCNNRCLANKAQYCGGVGVHSYYSTTLTKQPAPHHLRVANRSENSLTVAWDAYESKKLLLAGAAEAVLPERKIEKFLIRAEIVRTYSSLPAFPQPEFLVQSTETRFEVTDLHPATLYNISVRAICSEKQLDQTECGQASVEANTEVGVPSPPPGQPKILSDTGTTMTVEISPIRNDNGPVTQVLIIVEYVDDSLSQPFDSQLLGSWQQAQQYGVPYYIAAELDYDRPEDNRTRRFKVGDGKRYGRFQNAPLEQAGAHVHISLGVVSTLDGITKTLYTRGTHDQHVTSLDDFSYATFDKGQSSVVALAVTCVVFGTCLLLSLIAYFYLRYKTCRGRRLTGRNGHEMTLQTPIIERENNGYLVEDEPMPHSPENFKQQLQQLVEGFERIPRNALRLNVNDVIGDGDFGEIITGKLLTHDTARECALHVLSLDELNGTTQAKLLRELRQLSYLKRQEHLLDFYGVSASPDWFYLIFEHQRVSLKRRLVESRLMAPSPRLTSLSEQLVLQWIYELASAMTYLLNCQVVHRQLCSHSVFVTNESKLKLSVFGPLQYMNSSRQQGDHSRWLAPEVLRHQQHHSVRSDVWSLACVAWECCSLGGTPYANVVANNHQLLEVIRAGVRPAQPAYVYGDLYQLLLNCWQLEPSERSSCEDVAFGARQLMTSPRHALSFDRVAGGLDTLPPYLPQLETVPMMG encoded by the exons ATGCAGCTGGGAGCGCGCGGATTTGGAAGCGGACACCGCCCAGTTCTGCCAAAGAGTTGGTTCACCTGCCTCGTGGCCATAGCCTGCATTCTTCCAGTAGTTTTCTCGATTCCCGAGGAAAACCCTGTTTACTACTATGTAGGATGCTACACTGCCCGCACAGATCTGCTCCGGGAGTCGGTCTACGCCAAGGAACCCCGGACCTGCATCGAAATCTGCGAGCACGAGAACCATCGCTATGCTGTCCTGGTGTCGGAGAAGTGCTTCTGTTCTGATGTCCTGGCAGAGGATGAACAGCAGGACGAGAGACTGTGCAACAACCGCTGTTTGGCCAATAAGGCTCAGTATTGCGGCGGAGTGGGTGTCCACTCGTACTACTCCACCACCCTGACCAAGCAGCCCGCTCCCCACCACCTAAGAGTGGCTAATCGCAGCGAGAACAGCTTAACCGTCGCCTGGGATGCATACGAATCCAAGAAACTCCTCCTTGCCGGAGCAGCGGAAGCTGTCCTGCCGGAGCggaaaattgaaaagtttCTTATTCGTGCAGAGATTGTGAGGACGTACTCTTCGCTGCCCGCTTTTCCGCAGCCTGAGTTTTTGGTGCAGAGCACGGAGACCCGATTCGAGGTCACGGATCTGCACCCGGCCACGCTGTACAACATTTCCGTTCGAGCCATTTGCAGCGAGAAGCAGCTGGATCAGACTGAATGTGGCCAAGCTTCGGTGGAAGCCAACACGGAG GTGGGTGTGCCCAGTCCTCCCCCGGGCCAACCCAAAATCCTTAGCGATACTGGCACCACAATGACAGTGGAGATTTCCCCCATTCGGAATGACAATGGCCCCGTGACCCAGGTGCTAATCATCGTGGAGTATGTGGATGATTCTCTGAGCCAGCCCTTTGACTCGCAGTTATTGGGCAGCTGGCAGCAAGCGCAGCAGTACGGAGTGCCCTACTACATAGCCGCGGAGCTGGACTACGACCGACCGGAGGACAATCGCACCCGTCGCTTCAAAGTTGGCGACGGTAAGCGGTATGGACGCTTCCAAAACGCACCTTTAGAGCAGGCTGGAGCCCATGTTCACATCAGCTTGGGAGTG GTAAGCACTCTGGATGGCATTACCAAGACCCTGTACACTCGGGGAACCCACGACCAACATGTCACCTCGCTGGACGACTTCAGCTATGCCACCTTCGACAAAGGTCAGTCCTCGGTGGTGGCCCTGGCAGTCACATGCGTGGTATTTGGAACATGCCTGCTACTGAGCCTCATCGCCTACTTCTATCTGCGCTACAAGACCTGCCGGGGGAGAAGGTTAACTGGTCGGAATGGCCACGAGATGACTCTGCAAACGCCAATCATCGAACGGGAGAATAATGGCTACCTGGTCGAGGATGAACCAATGCCCCACTCGCCAGAGAACTTCAAACAGCAGCTGCAACAGCTTGTGGAGGGGTTTGAGAGGATTCCGAGGAACGCTCTTCGCCTGAATGTCAACGACGTGATCGGAGACGGTGACTTCGGAGAAATTATTACTGGCAAGTTACTGACTCATGACACGGCCAGGGAATGCGCCCTTCATGTGCTCTCCTTGGATGAACTGAACGGAACTACACAGGCGAAATTGCTGAGGGAACTGCGGCAACTGTCTTACCTCAAGCGGCAGGAACACCTCTTGGACTTCTACGGAGTATCCGCCAGTCCTGACTGGTTCTACCTAATCTTTGAGCATCAGCGCGTGAGCCTCAAGAGGCGGCTGGTTGAGAGCCGACTGATGGCGCCTTCGCCTCGTTTGACATCTCTCTCCGAGCAGCTTGTTCTGCAGTGGATTTATGAGCTCGCCAGTGCCATGACCTACTTGCTCAACTGCCAGGTGGTGCACCGACAGCTCTGCTCGCACAGTGTCTTCGTAACAAATGAATCCAAGCTGAAGCTGAGCGTCTTTGGGCCACTTCAGTACATGAACAGCAGCCGGCAACAGGGGGATCATAGTAGATGGCTGGCGCCGGAGGTGCTGCGCCACCAACAGCACCATTCTGTGCGCTCCGACGTGTGGTCGCTGGCCTGTGTGGCCTGGGAGTGCTGCTCCCTGGGCGGAACGCCCTATGCTAACGTCGTGGCTAATAACCATCAGCTGCTGGAGGTCATCCGGGCAGGAGTTCGTCCAGCCCAGCCGGCGTACGTCTATGGGGATCTCTACCAGCTCTTACTCAACTGCTGGCAGTTGGAGCCGAGTGAGCGCAGCAGCTGCGAGGACGTGGCCTTCGGAGCACGTCAGCTCATGACCTCACCTCGGCATGCCCTCAGCTTCGATCGGGTTGCGGGCGGATTAGACACCCTGCCTCCCTACTTGCCGCAGCTGGAAACCGTACCGATGATGGGATAG
- the LOC6500002 gene encoding alkaline phosphatase, with translation MMTTRLQFLFFLSLSALVSGGEATHDSERRMHPVFALADALPSRFKRAMPQIVFNALNTEERYAEYWEGLAGETLEQQLESKSRLNTQLARNVMLFIGDGMSIPTITAGRVYLGGEEKQFAFEQFPYVGLSKTYCANMQVADSACTATAYLGGVKANYGTVGVTAAVQFKDCQAQSQPANRVASIAAWAQSQGMATGLVTTTSVTHASPAGVYAHIANRNWENDAEVLADNGDPTICPDAAAQLIHSPVGQKLSVILGGGRENFLPKDVKDAGGAPGRRLDGRNLIDEWKSQHTNSAHYVENRKDLLNLSNRTSRVLGLFAPYHMAYHLDANPTEQPTLEEMVQVAMDILERQSAGRGYFLFVEGGRIDHGHHDTLALRAIDETAEFDKAVRYARSQTSTDDTLIVVSSDHSHTMSLAGYSSRKNDIFGINDGQLAADDLPYATLSYANGPGYDTNYLREGGAVKRKNLRSINMKNKDFMFPSTVPLESETHGGDDVAVFASGPYAQLFSGVYEQHFIPHAMSYASCLGERSMCADRGIARRPR, from the exons ATGATGACTACAAGGCTGCAGTTCTTGTTTTTCCTTAGCCTGAGTGCTCTAGTCAGTGGCGGAG AAGCCACACACGATTCGGAGCGGCGTATGCATCCAGTATTCGCTTTAGCAGATGCCCTTCCAAGTCGGTTCAAGCGGGCCATGCCTCAGATCGTGTTCAATGCCCTAAATACGGAGGAGCGGTATGCCGAATACTGGGAGGGACTGGCCGGAGAAACCCTGGAGCAGCAGTTGGAGAGCAAGTCCCGTTTAAACACTCAGCTGGCGCGCAATGTGATGCTCTTCATTGGAGACGGTATGTCCATTCCCACGATTACAGCCGGAAGGGTGTATCTCGGTGGCGAGGAGAAGCAGTTCGCCTTCGAGCAGTTCCCGTACGTGGGTCTCAGCAAGACCTACTGCGCCAACATGCAGGTAGCCGACTCCGCCTGCACCGCCACCGCCTATCTGGGTGGCGTCAAGGCCAACTACGGTACGGTGGGCGTTACTGCGGCTGTGCAGTTCAAGGATTGCCAGGCTCAGTCGCAACCGGCGAACCGTGTTGCCTCCATCGCTGCCTGGGCGCAGAGCCAAGGAATGGCCACCGGCTTGGTGACAACCACCTCTGTGACCCACGCCTCTCCCGCTGGTGTCTACGCCCACATTGCCAACCGAAACTGGGAGAACGATGCCGAGGTTCTCGCTGATAACGGAGATCCAACTATCTGCCCGGAcgcagcagctcagctcatCCACAGTCCAGTGGGTCAGAAGCTAAGTGTGATCCTGGGCGGAGGACGCGAGAATTTCCTGCCCAAAGATGTGAAGGATGCCGGTGGAGCACCTGGTCGTAGGTTGGACGGACGCAACCTCATCGATGAGTGGAAGAGCCAACACACTAACAGTGCTCATTACGTGGAAAACCGGAAAGATCTGTTGAATCTTTCCAACCGCACTTCCCGAGTCCTGGGCTTGTTTGCTCCCTACCACATGGCCTATCATTTGGATGCCAATCCAACCGAGCAGCCCACTCTGGAAGAGATGGTTCAGGTGGCCATGGACATACTGGAGCGCCAGAGTGCAGGACGAGGCTACTTCCTGTTCGTGGAAGGAGGACGCATTGATCACGGACACCATGACACCCTGGCACTGAGGGCAATCGACGAGACGGCGGAGTTCGACAAAGCAGTAAGGTATGCCAGGAGCCAAACCAGCACCGATGACACCCTCATCGTAGTCAGCTCGGACCACTCTCACACCATGTCACTGGCGGGCTACTCCAGCCGAAAGAACGACATCTTCGGGATCAACGATGGTCAGCTGGCGGCAGATGATCTTCCTTACGCCACCTTGAGCTATGCCAACGGACCTGGCTACGACACCAACTACTTAAGGGAGGGAGGCGCTGTCAAACGAAAGAATCTGCGTTCCATCAACATGAAGAACAAGGACTTTATGTTCCCCAGCACTGTTCCCCTGGAGTCGGAGACCCACGGTGGTGATGATGTTGCTGTCTTCGCCAGCGGACCATACGCCCAGCTTTTCTCCGGCGTGTATGAGCAGCACTTCATCCCGCACGCCATGAGCTACGCCTCCTGCCTCGGCGAACGGAGTATGTGTGCGGATAGGGGCATTGCACGACGTCCCCGCTAA